In Candidatus Paceibacterota bacterium, the DNA window GATTCAAAAAAATTAATATGGGGTGGAATGTTCATCGGTTCGGCTATCGGCGGATACTTTCCTTTACTGTGGGGAGATAGCGTATTTTCTTTTTCCTCGGTTATTTTGACTGCCGTTGGTGGATTTCTGGGAATTTGGGTCGGGTTTAAGCTTGGGCAAATGCTTTAATTACTTTTTTCTATAAAATTCATTTTAAAATGCACCGTTTTTTATTAAGGTGTATTTTTTTTGTATCAATTTTGTTAAAAATTTATTGTCAAAGGTTTCATTTTTAAAACGACCTGCTATACTGCTGACTCCATTGTTAATAAAAGTTGTTTTTTCACATGCAATATACTCAAAAAATCAAAGAATCTATCCGCGTTGCTATTCGAGTCCACGAGCTTGACCAAAAACAGAAACGAAAAGGAAAAGATGTCCCTTACGTAATCCACCCGCTTGTTGTTGGGCTTATCCTCTCTCGTATTTCAAAAGACGAAGACGTTGTTGTTGCTGGAATATTGCACGATACCGTTGAGGACAGTGTTGATACCAAGAAAGTCACGGTGGGGATGATTAAAAAACGCTTTGGAGAAGAAGTTTCTAAGATGGTTGATGATGTAACCGAAAAAAATAGACATGTTCCTTGGCTTGAGCGCAAAAAACAAAATGTGAAAAAAATAGCCACTCTCCCAAAGAACTCCCTGCTTATAAAAGCGGCTGACACTGTGGCAAACTGCACAGAACTTATCTCAGATTTTCGCCGAGAAGGGGACGACACCTTCCGCAGATTTAATGTTCCAAAAGAGAATCTTATTGAGCATTATGTTGAGATTATTGAGGCAATAAAGAAGGCTTGGCCAAATCATCCACTACGAAGTGACCTCGATTATCATCTATCAGAGCTAAGAGCAATGTATTAATTGGTACAAAACGGGGAAGATATTAGCCTTGACAACCCACTATTTAGAGTGTAGTATATTCAAATAACTAAATATCTCATTGGTTTTTGTTTTTGAGGGGTTTCCCCGAAATACCAAGGCTCACACAAAATCGGAGCTTTATCTAAAAAACTGGCGAGACATAACGGTCGCCTTTTATCTTAATGACCCGTAGTTTATGGGGGCAAAAAGCCCTAATTAATTCGTTTTATGTATACAAGAAATATTAAATCTGGAGCTGGAGAGGGTGCTAAAAAACCTTTTTCTAAATCAAGACCATCATCTTTTAAAAAAGAGGGGTCTTATTCATCACGACCCGCGTCTTCGTTTAGAAGTGGCAGTTCTTCGTCGACATCACGACCAACGTCATCATTTAAGAGCGGTAGCTCTTCATCACACTCACGACCAACATCTTCTTTTAGAAGTGGCGGCAGTTCATCACGTTTTAGTACGGGAGGGTATAGTAGAAGTAGAAGTGGAAGCTCACGCAGTCAGTCAAAAGGAAGTGGAATGCGAGGCGAGAGAATTGATTTCTCAAGATTCATAAACAAGGCCGTTGTTGTTGCTGAAAAAATTGAGCACTTCAAGCCAGAACATCAATTTGCTGATTTTAATATTGAACAAGAGCTAAAAGAGGCAATCATAAAAAAGGGCTATATCTTACCAACTCCAATTCAAGACAGGGCTATTCCGCACATTCTTTCAGGTTCTGATATTGTTGGTATTGCTAACACTGGTACAGGAAAGACTGCAGCTTTTCTTATTCCTCTTATAAACAAAGTTCGCCTTGATCCTAAGAATAATATTTTAATTGTTGTTCCAACTCGCGAATTGGCAATTCAAATTGATGAGGAGCTAAAAGAATTTACTCGTGGAATAAGGACCGGTACAAAGATTTTTTCTGTGTGCTGTGTCGGGGGAGCAAGTATTGGAAAACAAATTTCTGAACTCCGTTATAAAAATAATTTTATTATTGGAACCCCAGGACGTTTAAAAGATTTGATTGAGCGAGCAAAAATTAAGCTTTCTGATTTTAGCACCATCGTTCTTGATGAAGCAGACAGAATGCTTGATATGGGATTCGTGAATGATATGCGTTTTGTTATGGCGGGAATGCCAAAAGAGCATCACACTCTATTTTTCTCGGCAACAATTTCACCAGAAATTGAAAAACTAATTCATGAGTTTTTACACGAACCAGTCCGTATTTCCGTTAAGACAGGAGATACTTCAAAAAATGTGGATCAGGATGTGGTAAGGGTTAATATTTCCAATAAGGTTGATACTCTCCATGACCTTTTGAATCAAAAGGAGTTTGTTAAGGTTCTTATTTTTGGGCGAACAAAACATGGCGTTGAGAAGTTATCAAATGTACTAGTTGAACGCGGATTTAAGGCGGAGTCAATTCACGGTGACAAAAACCATGCTCGCAGACAGCGTTCGCTTGGAATGTTTAAAGACAATCGTGTACAAGTCTTGGTTGCAACCGACGTGGCTGCTCGTGGGCTTGATATTCCAGACGTTTCTCATGTCATCAATTATGATATCCCTGCGACTTACGATGATTACGTGCATCGCATAGGCCGAACTGGTCGTGGGGGCAAGAAAGGTAAAGCATTAACATTTATTGAACATAAATAATATGAAACCAAATCTTACAACATCAACTAGAACGTTTCAGAAAAATGGCAAATGGGTAGAGAAGAAGCATGTAACCGAAGTGCTTGAATGTGCTTGTGGTTATAAATATATTAAAACCCGCGATGGCCAAACAGCTTGTCTTAAGTGTACACACCTAGCCAAACTTCCTAAATAGAAAAAATAGCCTCCAGAAATGGAGGTTATTTTTTTAAGAACACTTTGTTGTCGGAAAAGATTCGGGAATAGGGTATAATTTACGTGTGTGATTGTGGTAGATAGTAATAATTTTTTAAATATATTTTATGGCGATACATTTTGTTCAAGAGTCGGCGATATCTCATTTTTTGTTTTCAAGTCCAAAGAGCGCGGCTTTGTGGCTTTTGGTTAGACTTTATATTGGATGGGGGTGGTTTACCGCAGGA includes these proteins:
- a CDS encoding HD domain-containing protein; this encodes MQYTQKIKESIRVAIRVHELDQKQKRKGKDVPYVIHPLVVGLILSRISKDEDVVVAGILHDTVEDSVDTKKVTVGMIKKRFGEEVSKMVDDVTEKNRHVPWLERKKQNVKKIATLPKNSLLIKAADTVANCTELISDFRREGDDTFRRFNVPKENLIEHYVEIIEAIKKAWPNHPLRSDLDYHLSELRAMY
- a CDS encoding DEAD/DEAH box helicase — its product is MYTRNIKSGAGEGAKKPFSKSRPSSFKKEGSYSSRPASSFRSGSSSSTSRPTSSFKSGSSSSHSRPTSSFRSGGSSSRFSTGGYSRSRSGSSRSQSKGSGMRGERIDFSRFINKAVVVAEKIEHFKPEHQFADFNIEQELKEAIIKKGYILPTPIQDRAIPHILSGSDIVGIANTGTGKTAAFLIPLINKVRLDPKNNILIVVPTRELAIQIDEELKEFTRGIRTGTKIFSVCCVGGASIGKQISELRYKNNFIIGTPGRLKDLIERAKIKLSDFSTIVLDEADRMLDMGFVNDMRFVMAGMPKEHHTLFFSATISPEIEKLIHEFLHEPVRISVKTGDTSKNVDQDVVRVNISNKVDTLHDLLNQKEFVKVLIFGRTKHGVEKLSNVLVERGFKAESIHGDKNHARRQRSLGMFKDNRVQVLVATDVAARGLDIPDVSHVINYDIPATYDDYVHRIGRTGRGGKKGKALTFIEHK